DNA sequence from the Odontesthes bonariensis isolate fOdoBon6 chromosome 18, fOdoBon6.hap1, whole genome shotgun sequence genome:
CACATGATTGCACACCGCTTAGGTTCCTGGGGGCTCCATGGGGGAAGGAAGCAGATGAAATACTTTATAGTTTGTGTTAAAGAACAATAACTTTTTCCCAAACATCCCCAGCTCTGATTACTTGTATAATGTAATAATTTACAAGTAACGAGAGCCAATTGTATTTAAAGGTGACTGGCCCCCTCTTGTGGTTAAATGACGGTTACATCCGAGTATGAACATCACAAGCATTAAATGACTTATATaagttaaaaacaaaatgatctGCAATGTTCCgttataaaataataataataatgataataaaaataaagaaaatagttAATGTGTTTTACTTGAATTTGAAATCAAGCGATGTAATAAATGTGTACTAGTGTATTTCTTAAGTTTGCAAAAAGACTGAGCTCTCGAGCAGATGAAATTTTGAGAGTGCACTGTATTATCAAGACCTCATCAGGCACCATCTAGTAAAATTAGAGGTCATACATGTCCTCTTCGCTTTGACCGACGACAAAATAAATGGCACAAGTGACAAAAAGCTTGGGTTTAAACTGGGAGGCACTCACTAATCTCTCAGATACATGaacttaattaaaaaaggaaaaaaagaaggtaACGTGCTTTGGTAAGAAACCATCAACACAACCCTGACATGTCAGCGTCGGCAACTCTTCTTGTACGACTGCTTTTTGCATATTTTACCATGAAGAAAGGTAAAAATACAATGGGTTTTACGCTTTTTGCAGCATTCAAGTTAGCCGAACTGAAAAGCTAAATTTCATTGTACAAGATTAGCTTAATTTACACTCGACACCTTCGGGTTTGCCTTGTATATCGGCAGGAAGTTACAATATGAGGTTTTGCTATGGAGTTCGCCATGTCGTCGGTCTGCGGACCATTAAAGCAAACGAATTATGACGGACTAAACTCGGACAAATGAGACCCCATGTCTAAAATTATAAATGTTTTAAGAACCTAAAAGCCACCGTGCTATAATTTATTCTGTGCCTGTTACTGCTAATTCCTCGCAGTGTACCATTCATAGTTAAGTGGCTAGGATAGCTTTTACTAACTCTCACACAACCTTTACAATGCGGGTGGTGTCACTTTGGAACTAAACCTTAGGAGCTAAACATACGGCTCTATTCTGTTTGCcagaaaacagtcaacctgaCACAAATCTGACAAATCCTCTAATATTTTCAAAGTGACATAAGTAAATTTCGTAAGCATACACTCACCTTTGCCGTTATCACGTTGACACTGCAATGACGTAGTTTCCGTGTGCTGGTTTGTCTTCTTCCTGGTTAAACGTCACTGGCTAATCAGCCTTGATGggatttctctgtgttttagtGACGCCTACTGGTAGAGATTGCACACTACACCAGGTTAGGTAacacaaaaacttttttttttacgacgCACAAAGACAATCGATAAGCTCAGCTACTTCGCTTGTAATAATAGTGGCAACTAATAAACTGAAAAATTGCATGAAATATAATATACATATTCACGACAACATGCAAAAACATTAATTTATTCCATGCTCAtctaatcagttttttttttgtttaatataactaaattgcattttttaaacatataaTATCATAATAACATGTAAAAATCTTATTAGCAACCAAACAACTCATCTACAGAAATAACTGGAAAAAACCAAATGTGTTCCGTGACTGTACCATGGGATGTGTGTTCTTAGATAACACACCTGAGATGTTTGTCACCTCAAAGAAATTGGCCTGAAGCCACCAAACATGCCATCTCCTCCTTTGAAGATGCATTTTCCACAAACTGTCAGAAAACACTCATTAACGGCTGACAGACGGTACCGCGCCATCCAATAAAGCACGAGCTACCCTTCGATGACTACCTTCAAGCTCCTTGTTATTTTCTCACATCTAAAAAGCCCTGTATGATGTATAAAGACAAAGCCTTTCAGAAGATTGCTGCAgtgctgtatggagacacaatTTAAgaggctttctttcttttttgaagGGAAGCAGAAAAACTGTATACCTTTCAGTCACCAAACaagaacatatatatatatatatactgataAAATCGACTGCGAGGGGAAAGTATTTCTCTATGCTGCGATCATATGTCGGAAGTGAATTGGTAATTCTTCTTAGCAAAAGTCTATGTGATTGATGAAACTTATTATTCAGCCCCCAAGTTGAAGTTTTACAAAAATACTGGGCCCACAGTTGATATGAGTACAGCCTGTCCTGGAATAATGACCAACACAGGCTCAAACGGTCGCTTAAAGTACTGCGgccaagtgaaaaaaaaaaaaaaaaaaaaaaaaaaaaaggaacaatatCCAAATTTGTTCTCATTAGCTCCAATGTTGCTGAAATTGTTGTGATTAACAGCACTCTGTGTGGGCGATTATGTTAGAAAAATCATTCTTTTAAGCGCGTCGTCCCTCTGTGCTGTTCATCTTGTAGTTGCCAGGACTGGCATGTGATCAGTCctgataaataaagagaaatgtGCTCATCCCCTCCAGGCTAACAACATTGCGTGTGCCAGCTCTGCTTTACCAGGGCACTTGGCAGTGCCGGGATTATTGAACAACTTTCTGTTTATTCATAAATGAGATTTAGAGCTACACTTGCCAAAGTTTTTAATGTGTGAAACTACAACCAATCTTATCAATCCAAATCAGAAACTGAGAACCGACAGTGGCACGTCACAGCCCCCTAACCCTCAAGCCCTGTGGACCTGCTCTATTTGCAAAGGTAATTACAAATGTCAGGCATGGTCAGCGGTTGGAAAATTTCCTCattacaccaaaaaaaaaaaaaaaaaaatgacagtcaGGATTTAGTCACTGCTGAATCACATCAGCTGGAAAAAGTCTGCAGCGGCCTTTTCTGTGAGCTTATACCGTTAAGCACAGTGCACTTTGGACCACGACTCATAACCCCCCAAACTCCATGTTTTGAGGAAGGTTAAGACACTAAACACGCGTTAAAAAACAAGAGTATGGTCGGGTGACTTGTACATGTGACACTGAAGCGTGCTTAAGGGCCTTTGACAGCCAAGTTTCACCTGAGATTAAGATGTAGGGACAGgggtgaggaggagatggatgtgGAATATGACCAAAAGCGATGCTCAAGAGAATTTGATGGATTGCTTGCGATTTGGAGTGAAACAGGAGGACTCTTGACACAGACTGCGATCAAGCAGAGGAACAGATGGTAAGGCAAAGCATCAGCAGATGtggggaggagaaaaaaaaggattttttttttttttgctcttccaTGCCACCAGCCTACAGTAGAAATGGGATAAACAAATGGATGATGTTGGGCATCAAAATGCTAATAAACCTATTACTGCAATACTGATGCCTTCGTGTAATAACATTCAGACCAAAGGGTTCTCACAGCCTCCCTTTTACAGTCACGTGAGCACATCAAACCTGAGATTGAAGTCAGTCAAGGATATGAATACAAACTATTTATTTGCTCTTTTGCATTACAAACCATTTGGCATTTTCAATGAAGTCAGAATACAAATACCTCAGAGGAGTGTATTATCCCCTAACCACAGGCCCTTTGTGTACTGGCCAAACAAATACTGAAGCTCGCTTGTAAATGAATGAAAGTGAAAAACTTAGGCACAGTTTATCTGTCTCATTTCTCTCTCGTGTCAGTTATTGTCACGTCAGGTTTAAAAGGGTGCAATTAGGCAAAAATTACTTTACAATtctgactcacacacacataaaaaaaagaaaatgtgtccCGCTAAATCTTACTGTGCTGTaaactgaactacaaagctgaTCCCTGTCCAACCGTAGCATGGAAATGTCTTCTGGAAGCTCTAAATTCCTCTCATGGGTATTCTTTTATAAGGTTTTATAGTAGTAATGGCAAAAGGAGTACGCTAATTTTGCGtgcgactaaaaaaaaaaaaaaaaaaaaaatcatatgcgATTTCACAGCTCAGCACTGTCACAGAGGAGGAGCTCTGGGGATTTTCTTCTTATTCTATTGCCGTTATCGCCCATATGCAAGTCTACTCTGGCTCAGCTGTGACAGACGTGTTTCAAGTGGAGTCTAAAGTCAAATAATCAATCAATTGCTCTCTCGGGTCTCAGTTTAACTACTCATTACATCAAGTACCGGTACTAGTAAACAAGGCATATTTGGTCAAACTGGGAGTTTGGAATGAGAGCTTATGGAGGCAGATAGAAAGCCACAGTCACTTGGTGTGTGGTAAAAGTGAAAGCTTCAGCTAGCTCTAAAATAGCCACTGGACCTCAAGTCAAGTGAAAAGTGTCGCGCTGTCCCTACTTACAGCGACTAACCTTGGAATTATGTGTACTGGCTGCCGTGATAGCATTTGCACTGCAGCATGCGGGGGGGCACCTGTGGCATAGCCTGAACAAATTATGACCTGAAGATGGAATGACACTGAGCATCCACAGTGCAGAGGAGCTGTTGGCGGCTCACATGAGCCTTGTGACGGCACCAGAGAGGAAGTCCTCATAGCTGAGGCGGATGTTGCCCGCCATGGCGGTGTCCCTCTCCCTGAACGTCTGCGTCATGCTTTGCAGCTGCGTGCACACCTGGATGAAGCGGTCCAGCTGTATGCCGGGGCACCCGCCTCTCGTGCTGAAGTGCTGCACCAGCGTCTCGGTGAACTGGGGGCTGAGGTTGTAGCCCATCTGAGCTAATGCTAAGGAGCGGAGAAAGATGAGATCGGGGGAAGTAATGACAGAAATATCACGATAAACTAACAGACAAGCAAACAGTGATACCTTGGTGTAGCTCTGTGCCACTGATGGCTCCTGAGCGGTCCCTGTCATATTGCTGAAACAACGCTCTCCACTGCTGCATGAAGTCCCACAGAGCTGAGAAGCCAAACAAGTCTATTCGACCTGACCGTGTCTTGTCAAACATGTCTAAAAGGAAATATAAATCAAAGCACGCTCAGGTAAACAACTATCAAAGCATTCCACCCTCCCCCCCTCAGTTACTGTTCTACTTTCTTTCACAACAAAGCacaaatgtttcagcatgttcCCACTAAGTCCCTCGTCCATCATCGTGAACCTTCTTCTTGTAACAAGTcacacatttcccatcatggTAATAGAATGCATTAGTCACTGCCGGGCAAATGCAGCTGGAATGTAAAGATAGTCACACGACTAACAGGCACCCAGACAAACaggactgtgttttttttctttcaggccAAGTCCTCACTGCCTTAATGTCTCCTATTAGAAGCAGAGGAGATCTTTGTTTCTATGTTTGGAAACCCTGAGGGAGCTACTTACACGGAACCTACTTTCTTTTTTATCTGCCACTCTTTCAtccatttatctatttttttcctGGGCAACTTTCCTTTCTCCTTTGCTGTGGCTGTTCAAGTCGCTGATAGCATTTCCCGTACTTTAACTTCAAGTCATTCTGCCTCCAGAAACACTGTCGAGACATCAAAAACCAATTCATCTTCCCATTATCATACTTAGCATACTTACTTATCATCATGTAGCAGGTCTCGTCATTAAAAGCGGACCAGTTTGAGTTGACGAGCGCCTGTTTCAGCTCCTTTGGGTTGATGAAGCCGCTGCGGTCCGTGTCGACAGTCTGGAACCACTGGTACGCCTCTGGGTTAACACCATGAGGGACGTTACCTGCCCGGAGACAAAACATGATAGCAAGATGAAGGGGGAAAGAAGAGGCATTCAGACTGGCTTTGAAGTCTCTCAGCATGGTCTTGCTTCCATCTATTCCTCAGTCCCTTTGGTCATGACCGACCAGTCTGATTTACTCGACTTCTCATTTTCAATCCAGATGTAtattcatttcttctttttttctaccACTTATTATTTGGTTACTATTCAAATAAAGTTCCCAGGCTCTGAGATGTTGCGTGGAGGAagataaaaaaatgaaagaaagagaaaaagtaagAATATCCCTGGAAATGAAACGGCTGCTGGGCTCCAGTgctaatgcaaaaaaaaaaaaaaaaaagaaaaagaaatcattAATTGACAGATGAGAAACATTCTCAGATCGTGTGACGGCTGGAACCGTGCTGCCTCCGTTCAAAAGAAACTTGACAATAAAAATACATCCGCGTTTGACTCCCTACGACTCTAATAATCAATCTTTCGGCAACTATAAAACCAGCTGGTATTCAGCTAAAAACTACCTCTTCCATATCTGCCACACAGGCTCAGTGTTTCATGAGCACTGAAAAGTAAGGTAAAGAGGCAATCGGGGGTCTTGGAAAAGCCACCTCAGCAGGAGGGAGCCAAGGAGAGAAGGGGTCTGAGAGAATATGGTGTGAGAAGAAGGGAGGAGTAGAGGGACTAGCCTACGCCGGAAAAATGAATGGTGATAGAGGGACAGGGTACACTCCAGGCTGGGCCCTGATGGATTCTATCCCAGTGGGGAATGATGGCAACACATACCATCTGGTTCTGACTTGCGTTTAGCTGTAACTAGAAACAGTGCAAACatgcgcgcgcgcacacacacatacacactctcgGCCCATCTGTCTCTTACTCCGTTTAGCCCTCGCTCAGTATTACTGAAGTCATCACTCCAGCCGTGCAGTCCTGCTGAGGGGCACAAACTGAGCCCTGTCGCTACATGACTGTCTGCGAACGCGAGTCATTTTCTATCCATCATCCCAGCGGAAAGCCAGAGAGAAGAAAACGGGAGCAGCAATCACGAAGCGGCCCGAGAGACGATCCGCAGTGTTGTGGTGTATAAAGTGTGCCTATTAAAATCTTACAGCCACGCTGCTGCAACTGCTTACAGAGCTCCAGCTCGTCATTACCTGGGGGAGCGTTGTATCCGTTAGGTCCTCCGTAAGCTTGACCCCCGTAACCCCCATAATGCCCATGGGGGGCACCACCAGCTCCGGACCCATATTGCCCACCATGACCTGGGACTCCATAGCCGCCATAGGGACCACCTGTTGGACCTGCCGCCCCTCCATAAGGAGCTGAGGGGGGAGCCCCATAGGGACCCCTACCTCCGCCGTACGGAGCACCTGGCGGTGGGTTGCCTCCTCCTGGATAGccctagatgggggaagaacaacggtaactaaaaaaaaaaaaaatgggacaaATAAAAGCGTGCAAGGGCCGACACACAAGTTTTCCCCATTAAGAGTTTTAGATTCTGAGTAGGGCACATACACAAGTGTTAAAGAATGACCAAAAAGGGGAAGTTAAGTGTAAATCTAatcacaagaagaagaaaaaaaaaacacgccgatGATGCGTTTGGATAACTGTAAAGAATAAGAGACTAAGACCCATGATGTTCAGACCCTGATCACACTTGCAGACGAGTCGGTcttccaataactggaaggttggcaggttcgattcccactctcgccactcaaaaaagattggtggaaatgacagctggaggggtatCAGTCcccctccttgtcacggccgaggtgcccttgagcaaggcaccgtacccccactGCACCAGGTTGGCATCtatctctgagtgtgtgaccctgtgcgtgtgtgtcaacaggtgctaacctggatgggttaaaagcggagaaCAAATTTCGTATacatgcatgaccaataaatcggatcttaatctctGTAGACACGGAGAGGATTTTCACGACTTAACCTGAGACACTGTTCAGAaggctacatatatatatatatatatatgtatatatatatatatatattttgtttttcttatatGGTCTGACAGATGTGTGTGTCTGGAGTGAGAACAAAGCCTGAAGGTTGACAGACTTAACACCCCAGTGAGGATACCAGACACTTCCTGCAACATTAAAAATGCTTTTAAGCACAACGAGCTCGGTCCTTAAACAAATACTTTATGCTTTGTCGTTGTGGAGAATTGTCAGCAAACTAATGACAACTTGTGTTGGTCTGAAACTCTGAATGTACACTGTAGCTTTACACATGACTTACTGCTCCAAATAGCCTGAAGATATGTTAAAGCTAATCACACGCGAAGCTCTTTAGAGATGAGACTGTTTTGGGGCTAAAACCACAGTTTACCTaatatttagaaaaataaacacttacTGCGGTAATTACTATCATTTGTAACAGGAAAATTACTCAACAGTTAGATAACACGGGTTATGAAGCGTGGACATTTAAATAACCGACTAAaccgataaaaaaaaaagcaataagaCTAAAATGATGTACAAGATTTTTTTTCGCCTGGCAGTTAAAACTAGGAAGAGTTTATTTGTTACACGGTACTCCAGCAATACTTTTTCACACTAAAAAACGGCAACACTTAGCACCAGTTGACGTTGGAACAACACCCTGCTAACCACTGCAAACAAATGAATGGTTGACGTTTCTTGTGTAAACCATTAGTTACGTTGCATCAAGCTAATAAAGCAAAGTATACACTaattaaacaattaaaacatGTCAATATAACTGACACAGACAAGACACAAGGTGAAGTTTTCGGTACCTGGCCGTAATGGAAACTCATGTTATTGTTTTACAGACTTCACTTCCTCCAACAAGGCGTCCGTAAATGCGGATACAGCGCCGGCTGGTTCAGGGTCGCTATTGGTTGATTTGTCTGTCAATCGAAGCTGCGATCTCTGCTTCTGATTGGACAGTACAGTGGAAAAACGATGACGACAGAACAGCAGCCCATCCTTTTAGTCAAATAAAAGTCGGCGGTttgttcaattcaaattcaattcaaaaatactttatttatcccagagggaaattaaattcGTTTGTGAGTGAGTCACTCTCTGTGGAACTGTGAAAAATGCAGGTATTCTTGTCAGGGTTTTCCTTTCCTCCACAAACGTGCTTTGCTGACAGCCATAATAATCATTCATCATGATTGTGAAATGAAGAGAGGACATACTGTAACAGTGTGGGAAAATGACTTTATAGGTTGCaacaataaatacaaaatgttgagaaaaacacatcacatacaattttactttatttccttAAAAATAATGAATGTACCTACAACTGGCTTGAATAAGTCCAAACATAGCTTTAGAAATAGATTTAAATAGATATCTCTGAttgatgctaaaaaaaaattctcttgTGTTAAAGGAATTCTAATCATGTCTTATTAAATCTTGTTCATTAGcggatatatatttatttatttattgtttttacatcacTTGGGATGGTCCTTTAGCCATTTCTACTTATAGTTTGGCAACAAGCACTTACATTTTCTAGTAGCAAATGATACATTTACAAAAAGAGAAATAGACACAGACATACACTTATTCTCACATAGCACATCATTCATATTACATCAATCCCAAAAGATTCTCTAATTTCCACTTCAATCCTCTATTTTGACAAATACATTTTGGATTCACAGAGTTGTGTGATACCTCAGAATGTCATTtaatatgatgatgatgatgatgatgatggtaatTTATTTCAGACAAAACATTTCACCGGTCAGtgcaaagcaaacacaaagtacataataaattataaataaatttcttGAAGACACATCACATCGGTGATTATGAGTCTGAAAAGGAGTATGATGAAGTATAACTTATATAATCATACCCCTTTTCCAGTCGTAATTTATcacattattttcagtttccaaTATCCTTTCTGacaacatgaaataataattatagTTATATTTCCTCAGAGAGATGAAAGtagtacatacacacacatatacatatgtacacatacatatatacatacacacatatacatacatacacccaTATACACACCCATCTGCTTATATACAAAAATAATACACAACTATTTACAGACCTATAAACATttacccacacatgcacagacctGCACACACTTGCTGAAATCATACATAGAGTTTTAATTCCCAGCCAGGATCATCCCCCTTGTTCTTCCTTAAACCTTTGAATAATAACCATTTTGAGACCTTTCTTAAAATATCTCATGCTTGGACTTTGCTTCAGCTCTTTAGAGAGTTTATTCCAGATCTTCACACCAACACCAGAAATGCACATTCTAATGATAATATGATAATAGTTACAAATCCTTGATGTGAAGGATGTCTCTGTGGAGACGTGCAGCCGTACTCCACGGAGTTTAAGTGCCTGGCTTAGTCTCTACCATACTGTGCGTTATTTTTTACTCGATGTTGCCTTCTCAGCGTGGCTGTTACTGAGGTTCTGAATGGAAACGGTTGGATCCATTCTGACGGAGTTTTTGGACCGGAATTCTGTACGTGGTGCTGACAGCGATTCCATCTCGTGACTTTCTACAAACATTCTTCGGTCTGCCTCTATCTTCCTCTTAACGACTTTCTGGATACGTTTGTAGATGAGGTAAATCATCTCACAGATGCACATCAAGATGCAGACTGAAGAGGAAACCACCATGAACAGTGTGAAGATTCTTTTTTCTGTGGGCCGGGATATGTAGCAGTCCACCGTGTTGGGGCAAGGCTCCAGGGAACACTTGGACAAGCGGGGCAAGTCATAACCTTCATAAATGTAGTACAGGAGGTAGAGGAAGGCAGCATCAAAACCTGCCTTGAAGATCAGACTCACCTATGAGAGAGGAGGAATATGGgttaaaaaatggaaaaatacagGCAGTACCCGCTTGATCAGCCTAGGTCATTGAAACAAATCCCCTCAGTATGGAGGAATAAAAAACTTGCATGTGATTTATGACCAGTATTTTTGGGATTTTCTACCCACAAGCAAAGACAAAAAGTACATTCAAATTCTTTGCTCTTACCAGGTATGTCCACCACAGTCCCCCACGCTTCTTGCCAGGGTTGGCATACAGATGGGCACCCTTGTGGGCGGTGGTGTACTTCATGTCCTTCTGCTCCCGATACTTGACATGCCCAACGACCATAAGTGACGGGCAGGTGATGAAGATGAGCTGCAGGGCCCACAGGCGGATGTGGGAAATGGGGAAGATGTGGTCAAAGCACACGTTGGTGCAGCCGGGCTGGGCGGTGTTGCAGACAAAGTCTTTGTTCTCATCTCCCCACACCCGTTGAGCTGCGACCACGAACACCATCACCCTGAAGACGAAGACCATCGAGAGCCAGACCCGACCGAAGACGGTGGAATATTTGTTGACTCCGCTGATGAGCGCCTCCAGACCAGACCAGTTCATGACTGCTGCCTTGCAGGTGGAGGACGGGACGGAAGAGGCTGAAGGAGATA
Encoded proteins:
- the gjb9b gene encoding gap junction protein beta 9b; this encodes MNWSGLEALISGVNKYSTVFGRVWLSMVFVFRVMVFVVAAQRVWGDENKDFVCNTAQPGCTNVCFDHIFPISHIRLWALQLIFITCPSLMVVGHVKYREQKDMKYTTAHKGAHLYANPGKKRGGLWWTYLVSLIFKAGFDAAFLYLLYYIYEGYDLPRLSKCSLEPCPNTVDCYISRPTEKRIFTLFMVVSSSVCILMCICEMIYLIYKRIQKVVKRKIEADRRMFVESHEMESLSAPRTEFRSKNSVRMDPTVSIQNLSNSHAEKATSSKK
- the pef1 gene encoding peflin, whose product is MSFHYGQGYPGGGNPPPGAPYGGGRGPYGAPPSAPYGGAAGPTGGPYGGYGVPGHGGQYGSGAGGAPHGHYGGYGGQAYGGPNGYNAPPGNVPHGVNPEAYQWFQTVDTDRSGFINPKELKQALVNSNWSAFNDETCYMMINMFDKTRSGRIDLFGFSALWDFMQQWRALFQQYDRDRSGAISGTELHQALAQMGYNLSPQFTETLVQHFSTRGGCPGIQLDRFIQVCTQLQSMTQTFRERDTAMAGNIRLSYEDFLSGAVTRLM